The Besnoitia besnoiti strain Bb-Ger1 chromosome IV, whole genome shotgun sequence genome contains a region encoding:
- a CDS encoding LYAR-type C2HC zinc finger protein (encoded by transcript BESB_055570) — MVSFTCEQCQEVLKKNAVAKHYQGRCRGANAFTCIDCYKTFDRQTIVGHTSCTTEEDKWHGQYAKSRKRHGGAPQAPHAGQRESAQKKQKVAADGNGVGRQQKDKAAPLGAMEVNGSAAQWQGNWKSTVEHILTNQPGHSMAWKPLADKAVDLYLSANKQKGGKGHLEDVEALINECLAAVPEDFVNDKDEFVRLVSA, encoded by the exons ATGGTCTCTTTCACGTGTGAACAGTGCCAGGAGGTACTGAAGAAAAACGCGGTCGCAAAGCATTATCAGGGCAGATGCAGGGGGGCCAACGCCTTCACTTGCATCGACTGTTACAAGACGTTTGATCGGCAAACGATTGTTGGTCATACGAGCTGCACCACAG AGGAAGACAAGTGGCACGGCCAGTACGCCAAATCGCGAAAAAGGCACGGAGGAGCTCCGCAAGCGCCGCACGCCGGCCAACGCGAATCGGCCCAGAAGAAACAGAAGGTCGCCGCAGATGGCAACGGTGTTGGGCGCCAGCAAAAAGACAAGGCTGCCCCTCTGGGTGCCATGGAAGTCAATGGCAGTGCTGCTCAGTGGCAGGGAAACTGGAAGTCAACTGTTGAACATATTTTGACCAATCAACCTGGGCACTCGATGGCGTGGAAGCCCCTCGCCGATAAG GCCGTGGATTTGTACCTCTCTGCAAACAAGCAGAAAGGCGGGAAAGGCCATTTAGAGGACGTAGAGGCCCTTATCAACGAGTGCCTTGCGGCG GTACCAGAGGATTTCGTCAATGACAAGGATGAATTTGTGCGACTCGTCTCCGCCTAA
- a CDS encoding putative 50S ribosomal protein L4 (encoded by transcript BESB_055560) yields the protein MASLFSLAPSFGAEAARRSLPRTASRQGTAFSPTVRRPCRLSAIKEAETSLHSPSCKGEPRFFGCVRRVGGAAASGQAEQGSRRGVRQSLQGFTDCSSSSTPGGHKRALAVAPLQCTRHRRSCAFAHLDTSASPASLAPPSLASGQPQGAGADVAPAFAASPVFTPAFRWPSAQLPSRLAGRRAAVCVSRARLAGRTRPAASNGQLATAAPPGADEEEGVVSLSEPLPLTPSFVPSVAFAAHKPVPLDSPLSPSLHATPQVRRPGSVVRMNEVIRHWWSVPAVGFNSVLEVPIYRFELFQRRNEEAEDSYEEAREELVEHPDEEGCVVLPNDIFGLPIRPDILYRCYWFYRRAIAGWTERMQLFKREWPGSKRKLRPQQRSGRARIGWRKAPGKYVGVKAHPLRPHDQRIKIPKRLLWQGLKIMLSAKFAQGQIKVVDHFNLQSHKTKHCVRHLRRILGRKCPSALLVHEGTTDVNDNFRYATAHILAVRRENVEGVNVYNLLKYRQLVITEKALLKLIYNIQTYPEKRGWLPKYATPDGRPAPVPEKVEGWDREWNEMKERERNAKFSKALLRERILKWKWSDETKGAIKISRVDPFKGFRLARFSLHQPTMPWEKVEESYVDTDPLEEDEEGDVFDEAQAEETQRLERLDDEELPSAEAFDETDLNDVPLAERVTRSKRLENFKMEHSVSRNSRSAEDLAVNDESNSADDCKDEESGFLPPVDKYVTRKNGK from the exons ATGGCTTCACTCTTTTCACTAGCCCCTTCGTTTGGGGCGGAAGCAGCTCGCAGGTCTCTGCCGCGGACGGCGTCTCGCCAGGGAACTGCATTCTCGCCGACGGTCCGCCGTCCATGTCGCCTGTCGGCAATCAAAGAGGCCGAGACCTCCCTTCACTCCCCTTCGTGCAAGGGAGAGCCTCGTTTCTTCGGCTGCGTCAGGCGAGtaggaggcgcagcagcgagcggaCAGGCAGAGCAAGGCAGCCGGCGGGGAGTTCGACAGAGCCTGCAAGGTTTTACTGATTGCAGCTCCTCATCGACACCTGGCGGGCACAAACGTGCGCTCGCTGTAGCGCCCCTCCAATGCACTCGACATCGCAGGTCTTGTGCGTTTGCGCACCTGGATACCTCAGCATCTCCCGCTTCGCTCGCTCCACCAAGTCTCGCCTCTGggcagccgcagggcgccggcgccgacgtcgcgcccgcgttcgcggcctcgccagtCTTTACTCCAGCCTTCCGGTGGCCTTCCGCCCAGCTCCCGTCTCGCCTGGCGGGTCGGCGAgccgctgtctgcgtctcgcgcgcgcgtctggcgggcCGGACGCGACCCGCGGCTTCCAACGGCCAGCTCGCgactgccgcgccgccgggggcagacgaggaggagggcgtcGTCTCGCTGTCTGAGCCGCTCCCGCTGACACCCTCCTTCGTGCCCTCTGTGGCGTTTGCTGCGCACAAACCGGTCCCCCTGGActcccctctgtctccgaGTCTGCACGCAACCCCGCAGGTGCGCCGACCCGGGAGCGTCGTTCGCATGAACGAAGTCATCCGCCACTGGTGGTCGGTCCCCGCCGTCGGGTTCAACAGCGTCCTCGAAGTCCCCATTTACCGCTTCGAGCTCTTCCAGAGGCGaaacgaggaggccgaggacagctacgaggaggcgcgggaggaacTTGTGGAGCATCCAGACGAAGAAGGGTGCGTAG TGCTGCCCAACGACATCTTCGGTCTTCCGATACGGCCAGATATTCTCTATCGG TGCTACTGGTTTTATCGGCGCGCCATCGCGGGGTGGaccgagcgcatgcagctcttCAAGCGAGAATGGCCAGGCAGCAAGAGGAAGctgaggccgcagcagcggtcAGGGCGAGCGCGTATTGGATGGAGGAAGGCGCCAGGGAAGTACGTCGGCGTCAAAGCGCATCCCCTCCGCCCCCACGACCAGCGCATCAAGATTCCCAAGCGCC TTCTCTGGCAGGGCCTGAAGATAATGCTCTCCGCCAAGTTCGCGCAGGGTCAGATCAAGGTCGTGGATCACTTCAACCTCCAGTCCCACAAAACAAAGCACTGCGTCCGCCATCTCAGGCGCATTCTGG GGCGAAAGTGCCCGTCCGCCCTCCTGGTCCACGAAGGCACGACGGACGTCAACGACAACTTCCGCTACGCCACGGCTCATATCCTCGCTGTCCGCAGAGAAAACGTTGAG GGCGTCAACGTGTACAATCTCTTGAAGTACCGCCAGCTTGTCATCACGGAGAAAGCTTTGCTGAAGCTGATTTACAACATCCAGACCTACCCCGAGAAGCGCGGATGGCTGCCCAAGTACGCCACGCCCGACGGCCGTCCAGCCCCGGTCCCTGAGAAGGTCGAGGGCTGGGATCGCGAGTGGAACGAGatgaaggagagagagcgcaaCGCCAAGTTCAGCAAG GCGCTGCTTCGAGAACGAATTCTCAAATGGAAGTGGTCCGACGAGACAAAGGGGGCCATT AAAATCTCACGCGTCGACCCCTTCAAGGGTTTCCGCCTTGCGCGGTTCTCGCTGCACCAACCGACGATGCCGTGGGAAAAAGTCGAAGAAAGCTACGTA GATACCGACCCGCTGGAAGAAGATGAGGAGGGCGATGTCTTTGACGAGGCTCAGGCGGAG GAGACGCAACGGTTGGAGCGCCTAGATGATGAAGAGCTTCCCAGTGCGGAGGCGTTTGATGAGACGGATCTGAACG ACGTTCCACTGGCAGAGCGAGTGACGAGATCGAAGCGCCTTGAGAACTTCAAGATGGAGCACTCTGTAAGCAGGAATTCGCGTTCAGCTGAAGACTTGGCTGTGAATGACGAAAGCAACAGCGCGGACGACTGTAAAGACGAGGAAAGCGGTTTCTTGCCTCCTGTGGACAAGTACGTCACCCGAAAGAACGGGAAATGA
- a CDS encoding hypothetical protein (encoded by transcript BESB_055540), whose translation MGCAGVDDTLKLFIWSFLTSAAVRRTLQNSSLDSSSPPRSSAAEASRLSCPLSAPASSFSSQNCAVPQRCLRRRSPLPSRLVGGSSGDRCEASRDSAPAGSIAEEGDAPARPLALPISCFEASASASMEPSRGRRASRRARASGDSPGAGARRGPSEETGGLREPGDAAASADEVDRGSPQNSRSDRRQAATQESRLCEAPGVGEVERVAETPTRLQLCATWAAEEVAASAAPGASLEAAAAREAKASAQKLRSRFFELLEEIAFDRDGFLCSPFRAVLFPILTGCASPSRAALRLVAFLRARQLVLRELEEASGERGDSLRKAREEDATETQQPEQEGSRLTLRENRGENVGRGGADVPSSRNGTGHGRAAESHRRRRKRAFVIEDENEEELQGKKEERRYDERGEEARKRVAAKPDSAGCRMQVASALDRQAEGTLEGRVLDAPQGRKRHAEDMEEEEAAGCRRITANRDAGGVSHSQERHASDTLRAELCRDTLVALQFYIRLSALSAACPSTRATLASAGEGAADRIQGRPNAGRGNEDEEALVRLLQRPAGEKEGAALLLLCLSEASPRRPPPSSRRETRRLSATSGSVPSPSPRALSAVAGGSAAFDEQAAACKEAEETERRGCETLRALKAVGVRRGVADSSPLLAKLRTPAASSATSSCFLLPGFPLAASASHAADWTMEGELLAAPAEREQIAKDVARSMHQWRMADEPAWEEEERPASVEFVEEENRLGEARAWEDADTPRENGAAEATHALVGAGGACAESARRGQARRLSTQATRGGADERGEDQVGDATCLRDALEKILLSVVARHSGRLFYTQGMHDVAAALLLLLINAGRFALVVVSAPSASHAAASSNSLRSAACVSASAELASSSLKSYAPGRQASRASSLAASPAPVECTFPPSFASLTRLRAPAFRSFLARHPALATHLSELAFSLTERLCVFHLCDFFAASLDASLLPSLAILSLILRRVDPELHAVFLSASPAFAEGPRAAAHAGDASTDEESLSGKEEEAAGARRCGAGAAETGRATGSDDVCFPDAFASSTGAELQPCTSWLITIFAHAFSSFPGMCRVLDCSLAAHPLFPLYFAATVISRQRRAIFRVFEETLVSPLFAPLPPRVAQALAGKTAQLHESRSRAEEAGGRDSGGGQRGEEAEAPRHPLDGESVARVLLEDARDRWRRRRESEERKRRRPAGGRRSGETLAKAGEAGAPQKGVEEETLLAAVRESLGDEVYVKLHALIQHIDFDALPLNEILSDTRRALRDSVPPESVLREARRLCIRLPPFSPVYNFPFPWMRPGGRSQRTCASPVPPSASTQPSASSPPSSAPATSEAPATSEAPATSEAPADPRRASPMRASLASRIAGHQREGCGEGDGVLLTAHALDYSPSVLEHLPVPSHLASLFSRQRRDLRAEATGGEPGGEGEAPVEACEGGPRGRSPSSVEALGAVASAGSPHDLTDLSVPHKFRKKESRKRRSGASPPVCASPRAGLPSAVAALSAAQAATERIADASAEGEEETRRRAPSHTVTPPLYLYVPVESRPPALPRGGAADGNSARRRDEESPFYPSRWTRIDRLHAKKRRAEASAMCDEAPLSGRVPQLFGVRAAVSSGAFLLQQATTWVVRAAFVFFLKLLFAGGLPRPAAWEREATRAASKPRQSGACAQRPADAGAGGRARESARRGERQPAEPTGAAAEPPPRSRSTRRGTSAGNPTEEHADATGACRAPGVRWAWRDALIRSQNALLRRPFGRVHAVEKIHEGEAVAVERPKAQSEALKRRDSGGRWSAWSALREVRGFAQRIGLLWISLALLVLVVAAVHFERASWQPSSLAACFSALIRRLDSLFPSL comes from the exons ATGGGCTGCGCCGGAGTAGACGACACATTGAAGCTGTTCATTTGGTCTTT CCTCACCTCCGCAGCCGTGCGACGCACGCTTCAAAACTCCTCTCTCgattcctcgtcgcctcctcgctcgtcggctgcagaggcttcTCGCCTGTCGTGTCCCCTCTCTGCTCCCGCGTCCTCCTTTTCCTCGCAGAACTGCGCTGTGCCGCAGcgctgtcttcgccgccggtcGCCCCTTCCCTCTCGTCTGGTCGGAGGCTCCTCCGGCGATCGCTGTGAGGCCTCCCGCGACTCCGCTCCGGCGGGCTCcatcgcggaggagggcgacgcgcctgcgcgtcccctcgccctccccaTTTCCTGCTTTGAAGCGTCTGCTTCCGCCTCGATGGAACcctcgcgcgggcggaggGCCTCTCGCCGGGCGAGGGCTTCAGGCGACAGCCCCGGAGcgggcgctcggcgcgggccctcagaagagacaggcggtctccgcgagccaggcgacgcggccgcgtccgctGACGAGGTGGACCGGGGGTCTCCGCAGAACTCGCGAAGCGATCGCAGGCAAGCCGCCACGCAGGAAAGCCggctctgcgaggcgccgggaGTCGGCGAAGTCGAGAGGGTCGCGGAGACTCcaacgcggctgcagctgtgcGCGACCTGGGCCGCCGAGGAGGTtgcagcctcggcggcgccaggcgcgtcgctggaagcggccgccgcgagggaagcgaaggcgTCCGCGCAGAAACTGCGAAGTCGCTTCTtcgagctgctggaggaaATCGCGTTCGACCGGGATGGATTTCTCTGCAGCCCCTTCCGCGCAGTTCTCTTCCCCATCTTGACTGGCTGCGCGTCCCcgtcccgcgcggcgctgaggctcgtcgccttcctccgcgcgcggcagctcgtCCTGCGTGAGCTAGAAGAGGCCAGCGGAGAAAGGGGAGATtcgctgcggaaggcgagagaggaagacgcgacaGAAACCCAGCAGCCCGAGCAAGAAGGCAGCCGGCTCACGCTAAGAGAGAATAGAGGAGAGAACGTgggtcgcggaggcgcagacgtcCCGTCATCCCGCAACGGTACCGGGcacggccgcgcagcagagagccaCAGAAGACGGAGAAAGCGGGCATTCGTAATCGAGGACGAAAATGAAGAAGAACTGCAggggaaaaaagaagaaaggcgttacgacgagcgaggcgaagaggctcGCAAGAGAGTCGCTGCGAAGCCAGACTCTGCGGGGTGCCGCATGCAGGTCGCGAGCGCGTTGGATCGCCAGGCAGAAGGAACCCTGGAAGGGAGGGTGCTTGACGCACCGCAAGGGAGGAAACGGCACGCCGAGGACatggaagaagaagaggccgcaggaTGCAGGCGCATCACCGCGAATCGCGATGCCGGTGGAGTCTCGCACTCCCAGGAAAGACACGCAAGCGACACCCTGCGAGCTGAGCTGTGCAGAGACaccctcgtcgctctccagTTCTACATCCGCCTTTCCGCGTTGTCTGCCGCGTGTCCCTCAACCCGTGCGAccctcgcgtctgcgggtgAAGGGGCCGCAGACAGGATCCAGGGGCGGCCTAACGCCGGAAGAGGgaacgaggacgaagaggcgctcgtccggcttctgcagaggcccgcaggcgagaaagaaggcgctgcgctgctgcttctctgcctcaGCGAGGCCTCcccccgtcgcccgcctccgtcgagccgccgcgagacACGGCGACTATCCGCCACCTCGGGGTCGGTTCCCTCCCCGTCTCCACGCGCTctcagcgccgtcgccggcggctccgctgccttcgacgagcaggcggctgcctgcaaggaggcagaggagactgagcgacgcggctgcgagacgctgcgggcgctgaaGGCCGTGGGAGTTCGTAGGGGCGTTGCGGACTCAAGCCCCCTGCTGGCGAAGCTGAGGACGCCGGCAGCATCGTCTGCCACGTCCtcctgttttcttctcccgGGGTTTCCGCTTGCGGCcagcgcgagccacgcgGCGGACTGGACGATGGAgggcgagctgctggcggcgcccgcggagcgtGAGCAGATCGCGAAGGACGTTGCGCGCTCGATGCACCAGTGGCGGATGGCGGATGAGCCTGCgtgggaggaagaagagagaccgGCGTCCGTCGAGTtcgtggaagaagaaaaccgactcggagaggcgagggcgtgGGAAGACGCAGATACGCCGCGCGAAAatggcgcggcggaggcgacgcacgcgTTGGTGGGCGCCGGAGGGGCATGCGCCGAATCAGCTCGAAGGGGtcaggcgcggaggctgtcAACACAGGCGACAAGAGGTGGGGCGGACGAGCGCGGTGAAGACCAGGTTGGGGACGCGACGTGCCTGCGAGACGCACTCGAGAAAATTCTCCTGtccgtcgtcgctcgccatAGCGGCCGTCTCTTCTACACGCAAGGCATGCACgatgtcgccgccgcgctgcttctgctcctGATCAACGCCGGCAGattcgccctcgtcgtcgtctcggcgccttccgcgagtcacgccgcggcgtcgtcaAACTCTCTGAGGtccgccgcatgcgtctctGCATCCGCCGAACTTGCATCCTCCTCGCTGAAATCTTACGCGCCCGGTCGCcaagcctctcgcgcctcgtctctggcTGCGTCCCCTGCTCCCGTCGAGTGCACGTTTCCgccgtccttcgcctcgctgactcgtctgcgcgcgcccgcgtttcGCAGTTTCCTCGCGCGGCACCCCGCGCTGGCAACCCACCTCTCCGAGCTTGCTTTTTCGCTGACcgagcgtctctgcgtgtttcATCTCTGCGActtcttcgcggcgtcgctggacgcctcgctgcttcctTCGCTCGCGATCCTCTCGCTcattctgcggcgcgtggaTCCCGAGCTCCACGcagtcttcctctccgcctcgcctgccttcgccgagggccctcgcgcggccgcgcacgcgggcgacgcgtctACGGACGAAGAGTCGCTCTCGGGcaaggaggaagaggcagctGGCGCCCGTCGGTGCGgtgcgggggcggcggagaccgggCGCGCGACGGGGAGCGATGACGTGTGCTTCCCAGACGCGTTTGCGAGCTCGacaggcgcggagctgcagccCTGTACGTCGTGGCTGATCACAATCTTTGCGCATGCCTTCTCGTCCTTTCCTGGGATGTGCCGCGTGCTGGACTGCTCGCTGGCCGCGCATCCCCTGTTTCCGCTCTACTTCGCGGCGACGGTCATCtcccggcagcggcgcgccatattccgcgtcttcgaggAGACTCTGGTCtcgccgctcttcgcgccgctgccgccgcgcgtcgcgcaggcgctggcagGGAAGACCGCGCAGCTCCACGAatcgcgaagccgcgccgaggaggcgggcggcagggATTCAGGgggagggcagcgaggcgaagaggcggaggcgccgcggcacccACTTGACGGCGAAAGCGTGGCGCGGGTGCTtctggaggacgcgcgggaccgctggaggcgaaggcgagaaagcgaagagagaaagaggcggcggcccgccGGGGGGAGGAGGTCAGGAGAGACGCTTGCCAAGGCCGGTGAGGCAGGCGCCCCTCAAAAGGGTgtggaagaggagacgctgctggCGGCCGTGCGGGAGAGCCTCGGCGATGAGGTCTACGTCAAGCTCCACGCGCTGATTCAGCACATCGACTTCGACGCGTTGCCGCTGAACGAGATCCTTAGCGACACCCGCAGGGCCCTCCGCGACTCTGTGCCGCCGGAATCCGTtctgcgagaggcgaggcgtctgtgcatccgcctgccgcccttCTCTCCTGTTTACAACTTCCCGTTTCCGTGGATGCGGCCAGGAGGCAGGTCTCAGCGCACCTGTGCCTCGCCCGtccctccctctgcgtcgacgcagccttcggcctcttcgccgccctcctctgcgcccgccacTTCCGAAGCGCCCGCCACTTCCGAAGCGCCCGCCACTTCCGAAGCGCCCGCCGATCCGCGGCGTGCGAGTCCGATgcgtgcgtctctggcgtctcGCATAGCGGGACACCAGCGCGAGGGCTGcggggagggcgacggcgtcctACTTACTGCGCACGCCCTCGACTACTCGCCGTCGGTCCTTGAGCATCTTCCGGTTCCTTCGCacctcgcgtctctcttctcccgccagcgtcgcgacctgcgcgcagaggcgacaggcggcgagccgggaggcgaaggcgaggcgcccgtgGAGGCGTGCGAGGGGGGCCCTCGCGGGCGTTCGCCCTCTTCGGTGGAGGCCCtgggcgccgtcgcgtctgcgggctcCCCGCATGACCTCACAGACCTCTCTGTGCCGCACAAGTTCCGAAAAAAGGAAAGCCGtaagaggcgaagcggcgcctctcctccggtctgcgcgtcgccgcgcgcagggtTGCcttctgctgtcgctgcgctgTCTGCCGCACAGGCCGCGACAGAGCGAATTGCCGACGCATCGgccgagggagaagaggagacgcgcaggcgggcgccctCGCACACAGTGACGCCCCCCCTCTACCTGTacgtgcctgtcgagtcgcggcctcccgcactgccgcgaggcggagcagCAGACGGGAACagtgcgcgcaggcgagacgaggagagtCCGTTCTACCCGTCGCGCTGGACGCGAATTGACAGGCTGCatgcgaagaagcgacgcgcagaggcgtctgcgatgtgcgacgaggcgcccCTGAGCGGGAGAGTCCCTCAGCTGTTTGGTGTCCGTGCGGCCGTTTCCTCGGGCGCGTTCCTGCTCCAGCAGGCGACGACCTGGGTGGTGAGAGCGGCTTTTGTGTTTTTTCTCaagctcctcttcgccggggggcttccgcgccctgccgcgtgggagcgcgaggcgacccGCGCTGCGAGTAAGCCCCGCCAGAGTGGTGCGTGCGCGCAGAGACCGGCAGATGCAGGAgctggcggacgcgcgagggagagcgcCAGGAGGGGAGAGCGGCAACCGGCAGAGCccacaggcgcggcggccgagcctcctcctcgcagtcgatcgacgcggagagggacATCGGCAGGAAATCCAACGGAggagcacgcagacgcgacaggCGCTTGCAGAGCGCCAGGCGTCCGCTGGgcgtggagagacgcgcTCATCCGATCCCAGAAtgcgcttctgcgtcgtccctTCGGGCGTGTGCACGCGGTAGAAAAAATCCACGAGGGGGAGGCTGTCGCCGTAGAGAGGCCGAAGGCCCAGAGCGAGGCCCTGAAGcggcgagacagcggagggAGATGGAGTGCGTGGTCTGCTCTTCGAGAGGTCCGTGGCTTCGCGCAGCGCATCGGTCTGTTGTGGATCTCCCTAGCTCTCCTCGTTCTCGTTGTGGCCGCGGTCCATTTTGAGAGAGCCTCGTGGCAGCCGTCGTCGCTTGCCGCCTGCTTCTCAGCCCTCATCCGGCGTTTGGACTCCTTGTTCCCGTCGCTGTAG
- a CDS encoding hypothetical protein (encoded by transcript BESB_055530) yields MERSNPLLQFLPTSSPPTEAWSLEGAPQGEGRNLFSSADRGPLSRLAQPGVSPSASSASSSAAASSSLFAVDAEKVRSNSALRQLAEYLRSTRQTSDTSSSSSSSDAASSSPAGGAEALRLSEGVSQDWRLASRTVGGAEEDLFAHFSKRRGASAEPSEEPERALPRESDKREADEQPFFSCGLRLARTEEDEEMERRQNEFKKREDAAADPARQKRQPKLRPVLQPDPKEAAGGAPEEGHMEAEDEDEALDAELRRRLEKEIEEGGDFYDTSADDEDEKWVQKHLRVGDKATDAILCCPGCFTPVCYQCQRHDKFLLQYRAVSARNVVVDSFATVQPRAPEGATQKTSHARRPTGSPTARREAAADSEESEMVEKGEASQAEGDAQSDGREEELSVLKHLQQLSVGGSGKARAEGEDEDTDGDVVCAGLQGGKSAHRVKCANCGTVVALLDEEECYHFFHVLPGEA; encoded by the exons ATGGAGAGGTCGAACCCGCTCTTGCAGTTCCTCCcgacttcctcgcctccgacGGAGGCTTGGTCGCTAGAGGGAGCGCCTCAGGGCGAAGGAAGAAATCTTTTCTCATCGGCGGACAGGGGGCCCTTATCCAGACTTGCCCAGCCTGGGGTGTCTCCATCTGCTTCTTCGGCAtcgtcttctgccgcggcttcttcctctctctttgcggtcgacgcagagaaggtTCGCTCGAACTCGGCACTCCGGCAGCTCGCCGAGTACCTTAGGTCTACCCGCCAGACTTCAGAtacttcttcctcttcttcttcatcggacgccgcctcttcctcgcccgcgggaggcgctgagGCGCTCAGATTGTCGGAGGGGGTGAGCCAGGATtggcggctcgcctctcgaactgtcggcggcgccgaggaagatCTTTTTGCACATTTTTCGAaaaggcgcggcgcttcagcagAGCCAAGCGAAGAGCCGGAACGCGCGCTTCCCCGCGAAAGCGACAAGAGAGAGGCTGACGAGCAGCCCTTTTTCTCATGCGGCCTTCGCCTAGCCCGcacagaggaggacgaagagatggagcggcggcagaaCGAGTTCAAAAAACGCGAGGATGCCGCAGCGGATCCCGCCCGCCAGAAAAGGCAACCGAAGCTGCGCCCGGTGCTGCAGCCCGACCCcaaagaggcggcgggcggcgccccgGAGGAGGGTCACatggaggcggaagacgaagacgaggctctcgacgcggagctgcgcaggaGACTGGAGAAGGAAatcgaggaaggcggagactTTTACGACACCTCCGCCGACGATGAAGATGAAAAATGGGTGCAAAAACAcctgcgcgtcggcgacAAAGCCACAGACGCGATTCTCTGCTGTCCAGGGTGCTTCACGCCTGTCTGCTACCAGTGCCAGAG ACACGACAAGTTCCTTCTTCAGTACCGCGCAGTCTCGGCGCGCAACGTCGTCGTCGACTCCTTCGCGACAgttcagccgcgcgcgccagagggCGCGACTCAAAAGACCTCGCACGCGCGAAGGCCCACGGGTTCCCCgactgcgcgccgcgaggctgcggcggactcCGAGGAAAGCGAGATGGTTGAGAAGGGCGAAGCGTCTcaagcagaaggcgacgcgcagagtgacggtcgcgaggaggagctcaGCGTGTTGAAGCACCTTCAGCAGCTGTCGGTCGGGGGGAGcggcaaggcgcgcgcggaaggcgaagacgaggacacAGACGGAGAtgtcgtctgcgccgggCTACAGGGGGGGAAGTCCGCGCACCGTGTGAAGTGCGCTAACTGCGGCACAGTCGTCGCGCTCCTGGATGAAGAGGAATGTTATCATTTCTTCCACGTCCTGCCGGGAGAGGCTTGA
- a CDS encoding hypothetical protein (encoded by transcript BESB_055550), whose amino-acid sequence MTPRAPPPSSVTPPPSASDSPSWARSRALEGHSRAAPVQPLSSPGAFESSSANSGSHGSPIAPGCLHAHDNGSRGYVQPVVAGAAPPLSSPSSPRAASSSPDPRRLAAGDKQGRVLPLRGRSPCERSLDSAQAPSSSSHNSAPSTPSPSLSAPLPSSSRRPAKRRCPPIGCRCVPVPKELSAYCCSSEPSSLLSFWFEPRLFFRTWPFEAAVRASAKSSCLPVPPSVRFSFSSSVLPNLIPIFVFTVFPFLSLLSLYCLVPSSHFFILFLAALPFLPLVGLGVASWLFFTLSWLAVKLAAPA is encoded by the coding sequence ATGacaccgcgagcgccgcccccctcctctgTGACTCCTCCCCCTTCCGCGAGTGACTCGCCTTCTTGGGCACGATCGCGTGCGTTAGAGGGTCACTCACGAGCCGCGCCGGTGCagccgctctcttctcctggTGCTTTCGAGTCGTCTTCTGCAAATTCCGGCTCTCATGGAAGTCCCATCGCGCCCGGCTGCCTCCACGCTCACGACAACGGCAGCCGGGGCTATGTTCAACCTGTAGTAGCAGgtgcagctcctcctctctcctccccctcttcgccgcgagccgcctcctcttctcctgacccccggcgcctggcggcaggcgacaaGCAGGGGAGAGTTCTTCCTCTCAGAGGACGGTCTCCCTGCGAACGCTCGCTAGACTCCGCGCAggctccttcttcgtcttcacaCAATTCCGCGCCTTCAAcaccctccccctccctctccgccccccttccctcctcctctcggcgTCCAGCGAAGCGGCGGTGCCCGCCCATAGGTTGCCGCTGCGTGCCGGTTCCGAAGGAGCTCTCGGCGTACTGCTGTTCCTCTGAGCCTTCTTCGCTGTTGTCATTTTGGTTTGAGCCgcggctcttcttccgcacGTGGCCGTTCGAGGCAGCggtgcgcgcctctgccaAGTCGTCGTGTCTGCCGGTGCCTCCCTCCGTCCGCTTCAGTTTTTCCTCTTCGGTGCTCCCCAACCTCATTCCGATTTTCGTCTTCACCGTCTtccccttcctctcgctgttGTCGCTCTACTGCCTCGTGCCGTCTTCGCACTTTTTCATCCTctttctcgccgcgctgcccttcctccccctcgtcggcctcggcgtcgcctcctggcTCTTCTTCACTCTCTCCTGGCTCGCTGTCAAGCTCGCCGCACCCGcctga